The following proteins are encoded in a genomic region of Lachnospiraceae bacterium KM106-2:
- a CDS encoding aminopeptidase, producing the protein MDERIRLLAKNLVNYSMQVKKGDKVYLDFTGESTRDLAKQLVKEVYLAGGLPFPHYTDQSLLREVLLNCDKEQMELMGRIAASEMNEMDCYVSVRGSDNVNELADVPADKMLCYNVNYMTPVHHDVRVKKTRWVVLRYPNDSMAQLANTSKEAFENFYFDVCNLDYSKMSKAMDALVEYMNRTDKVRLVGPGTDLTFSIKDIPAIKCAGEMNIPDGEVYTAPVKNSINGTLRYNTPAVYQGFTYENINLTFKDGKIVEATANDTAKINEVFDTDDGARYVGEFAIGVNPYILKPMKDTLFDEKIMGSFHFTPGNCYDDAPNGNKSAIHWDLVCIQTPEFGGGEIYFDDVLIRKDGKFVIAELEGLNPENLK; encoded by the coding sequence ATGGACGAGAGAATTAGATTATTAGCAAAGAACTTAGTGAATTATTCGATGCAGGTGAAGAAAGGCGATAAAGTATATCTTGACTTTACTGGAGAGTCTACTAGAGATCTTGCGAAACAATTAGTAAAAGAAGTGTATCTTGCAGGAGGATTGCCTTTTCCGCATTATACAGATCAATCATTATTAAGAGAAGTTTTATTAAACTGTGATAAAGAGCAGATGGAGTTAATGGGCAGAATTGCCGCTTCTGAGATGAATGAAATGGACTGTTACGTATCGGTCCGAGGCTCTGATAATGTGAATGAGCTTGCAGATGTGCCAGCAGATAAAATGCTTTGTTATAATGTTAATTATATGACTCCCGTTCACCATGATGTTCGTGTGAAAAAGACAAGATGGGTTGTACTACGTTACCCAAATGATTCTATGGCACAACTTGCGAATACTTCAAAAGAAGCATTTGAGAATTTCTATTTTGATGTATGTAATCTCGACTACTCAAAGATGAGCAAGGCAATGGATGCATTAGTTGAGTATATGAATCGTACGGATAAAGTACGTCTTGTCGGACCAGGAACGGATCTTACATTCTCGATTAAAGATATTCCAGCCATTAAATGTGCAGGTGAAATGAATATTCCAGATGGTGAAGTGTATACAGCACCAGTTAAGAATTCTATCAACGGAACACTTAGATATAATACACCAGCTGTTTATCAAGGATTTACGTATGAAAATATTAACCTTACATTTAAGGATGGTAAGATTGTAGAAGCAACAGCCAATGATACTGCAAAGATCAACGAAGTATTTGATACCGATGATGGAGCACGTTATGTTGGAGAATTTGCAATTGGTGTAAATCCTTATATTTTGAAACCGATGAAGGATACTTTATTCGATGAGAAGATCATGGGATCTTTCCACTTTACACCGGGTAATTGTTATGACGATGCTCCAAATGGAAATAAATCAGCAATTCACTGGGATTTAGTCTGCATTCAGACTCCTGAGTTTGGTGGCGGAGAAATTTATTTTGATGATGTGCTCATTCGTAAGGATGGTAAATTTGTGATAGCAGAATTAGAAGGTTTAAATCCAGAAAACTTAAAATAA
- a CDS encoding phosphopentomutase, giving the protein MKRVFLIVLDSVGVGELPDAADYKDVGSNTMKAISKSQYFDIPNLKKLGLNHMDGVTYLGDEDQPFDGSIVRLAESSKGKDTTIGHWEIAGMISNEPLPTFPNGFPEELLKEFEARTGRKVICNKPYSGTKVIEDYGEEHLKTGALIVYTSADSVFQVAAHDSIVPLETLYEYCEIARELCQGKYGVGRVIARPFIGEVGNFSRTSKRHDYSLQPPKTTMLDQLKETGHDVIAVGKISDIFAGKGITSMVRTDGNADGIEKTIGYTKQDFDGICFVNLVDFDMLYGHRNDVDGYAKALSYFDSKLPEIMAGLKEDDILMITADHGCDPSTPSTDHSREYTPVIIYGDKVKSNNNIGTRKTFSDIAATILDYFDVEQKTQGESFLKEILK; this is encoded by the coding sequence ATGAAAAGAGTATTTTTAATTGTACTAGATAGCGTCGGAGTTGGCGAGTTACCAGATGCAGCAGATTATAAAGATGTCGGAAGCAATACGATGAAGGCAATTTCTAAGAGTCAGTATTTTGATATTCCGAATTTGAAAAAATTAGGATTAAATCATATGGATGGAGTTACTTACCTTGGTGATGAAGATCAGCCATTTGATGGTTCTATCGTTCGTCTTGCAGAATCTTCAAAAGGAAAAGATACGACAATTGGACACTGGGAGATTGCAGGAATGATCTCAAATGAACCATTACCAACATTCCCAAATGGATTCCCAGAAGAGTTATTAAAAGAATTTGAAGCAAGAACCGGAAGAAAGGTTATTTGTAATAAACCATACTCTGGAACTAAAGTTATTGAGGATTACGGTGAAGAACATTTAAAAACAGGCGCATTGATCGTGTATACTTCAGCAGATAGTGTATTCCAGGTAGCTGCGCATGATTCTATTGTTCCACTTGAAACATTATATGAGTATTGTGAGATAGCAAGAGAACTTTGCCAAGGTAAATACGGTGTTGGCCGTGTTATCGCAAGACCATTCATTGGGGAAGTAGGTAATTTCTCTCGTACGTCAAAACGTCATGATTATTCATTACAGCCACCAAAGACAACTATGTTAGATCAGTTAAAAGAGACAGGTCATGATGTGATCGCAGTTGGTAAAATCTCTGATATCTTCGCGGGCAAAGGAATTACAAGTATGGTTCGTACTGATGGAAATGCGGATGGTATTGAGAAGACGATCGGCTATACAAAACAAGATTTTGATGGTATTTGTTTTGTAAACTTAGTTGATTTCGATATGTTATACGGACATCGAAATGATGTCGATGGCTATGCAAAAGCATTAAGTTACTTTGATTCAAAATTACCTGAAATTATGGCTGGCTTAAAAGAAGATGATATCTTAATGATCACTGCAGATCATGGTTGTGATCCAAGCACACCTTCTACAGATCACTCTAGAGAGTATACTCCCGTTATTATTTATGGTGATAAGGTGAAATCAAATAATAATATTGGAACAAGAAAGACATTTTCTGATATTGCAGCAACTATTTTGGACTATTTTGATGTAGAACAAAAGACACAAGGAGAGTCATTCCTTAAGGAAATCTTGAAATAG